In Balaenoptera ricei isolate mBalRic1 chromosome 7, mBalRic1.hap2, whole genome shotgun sequence, a single window of DNA contains:
- the NEU2 gene encoding LOW QUALITY PROTEIN: sialidase-2 (The sequence of the model RefSeq protein was modified relative to this genomic sequence to represent the inferred CDS: inserted 3 bases in 2 codons) yields the protein MAAAGSLSPVASCPILQRERVFQLGAHACGIPALLYLPXTKTLLAFAEGRTSKKNEHAKLIVLRKGSYDVSTPQVRWHAQEAVAQAQMEGHRSMNPSPLYDEKTGTVFLFFTAIPGQVSEHHQLHTRVNVTRLCQVTSTDHGRSWSPVRDLTDSVIGPAHKDWATFAVGPGPCLQLHSPTQSLVVPAYAYCNCPSLQAPSSSSFCLVSHDHGNMWARGKFVARDTLECQVAQVGDVKRRVVYLNARSPLRARVQVQSANDGLDFGETQAGQKLVEPPHGCQGSIIGFPSPRXGSESPDQWLLYTHPTDPRGRANLGVYLNWQPPAPLAWSEPTLLAPGSCAYSDLQRMGAGPNGSPRFGCLYESDDYKEIVFVMFTLKQAFPAEFLLQ from the exons ATGGCAGCTGCTGGTAGCCTCAG CCCCGTGGCGTCCTGCCCCATCCTGCAGAGGGAGAGAGTGTTCCAGTTGGGAGCCCATGCCTGCGGGATCCCCGCTCTGCTCTACCTGCC CACAAAGACCCTGCTGGCCTTTGCGGAAGGGCGGACAAGCAAGAAGAATGAGCACGCGAAGCTAATTGTCCTGCGCAAGGGAAGCTACGACGTGTCCACCCCCCAGGTCCGG TGGCATGCACAGGAGGCGGTGGCCCAAGCCCAGATGGAGGGCCACCGCTCCATGAACCCAAGCCCCCTGTACGATGAGAAGACAGGGACCGTTTTCCTCTTCTTCACTGCCATCCCTGGGCAAGTGTCTGAGCACCACCAGCTCCACACCAGGGTCAACGTGACACGGCTGTGCCAGGTCACCAGCACCGACCACGGGAGGTCCTGGAGCCCCGTCAGGGACCTCACGGACTCCGTCATTGGCCCGGCCCACAAGGACTGGGCCACTTTCGCGGTGGGCCCGGGACCCTGTCTGCAGCTGCACAGCCCGACGCAGAGCCTGGTGGTGCCAGCCTACGCTTACTGCAACTGTCCCTCCCTGCAGgcgccttcctcttcctccttctgcctGGTCAGCCATGACCACGGGAACATGTGGGCGAGAGGGAAATTCGTGGCCCGGGACACCCTGGAGTGCCAGGTGGCCCAAGTTGGGGATGTGAAACGGAGGGTTGTGTACCTGAATGCGAGAAGCCCCCTCCGAGCCAGGGTCCAGGTCCAGAGTGCCAACGACGGGCTCGATTTCGGGGAGACCCAGGCAGGGCAGAAGCTCGTGGAGCCTCCCCACGGCTGCCAAGGGAGCATCATTGGCTTCCCCAGCCCCC GCGGATCAGAATCCCCAGACCAGTGGCTGCTCTACACGCACCCGACTGACCCACGGGGGAGAGCCAACCTGGGCGTGTACCTCAACTGGCAGCCCCCCGCGCCCTTGGCCTGGTCGGAGCCCACCCTGCTGGCCCCGGGCAGCTGCGCTTACTCAGACCTCCAGAGAATGGGCGCCGGCCCCAATGGGTCACCCCGGTTTGGGTGTCTGTACGAATCGGATGATTACAAGGAGATCGTCTTCGTCATGTTCACCCTGAAACAGGCCTTCCCAGCTGAATTTTTGCTGCAGTGA